In the Anser cygnoides isolate HZ-2024a breed goose chromosome 27, Taihu_goose_T2T_genome, whole genome shotgun sequence genome, one interval contains:
- the TMPRSS9 gene encoding transmembrane protease serine 9 isoform X3 codes for MDQVKPVPGRKGRKASCWKLTVVAAVVGSVMALYLGILLACHPVGETSFEHTVELQGIMFNSSLQRENSDYYRVLTPALERLFLSSFQDSQLDWSCTGCTILGYSRNGNSSVLVRFRLRFSPQDSHPLSSATEEEALRHGLAAALHEQGLSLAAYGTISSASLTGPSEVSPYRPGLKSDCGSRPAMQTATRIVGGSEASRGEFPWQVSLRENNEHFCGAAILTEKWLVSAAHCFTEFQDPAMWAAYTGTTSISGMDKGTVKMGITRIIPHPSYNTDTADYDVAVLELKRPVTFTKYIQPVCLPDAGHHFPTSKKCLISGWGYLKEDFLVKPEFLQKATVELLDQTLCSSLYSHALTDRMLCAGYLEGKIDSCQGDSGGPLVCEEPSGKFFLAGIVSWGIGCAEARRPGVYTRVTKLRDWILDAISPFPNSIARTVPLIHSSTNSNVVTTEELNTTTRAIPTTSPAPAASEPAPASRPQECGGRPGLSKPSKIVGGTDASRGEIPWQVSLREDSMHFCGATIIGDRWLLSAAHCFNETDPEEIEAYMGTTSLNGTDRNTVKVNITRVIQHPLFNPILLDFDVAVLELAEPLVFSKYIQPICLPLTVQKFPVGKKCIISGWGNLQEGNFTKPESLQKASVGIIDQKTCNFLYNFSLTDRMICAGFLEGKIDSCQGDSGGPLACEVTPGVFYLAGIVSWGIGCAQAKKPGVYSRITKFYDWILDTISQYASPGTSTPSSSAITSTSTAAILTRRASTTATIAVNRTTLSTKTTTPTKETSTALGTTEPAKPTQTPVVPCTSFTFRCSSNVCIGKENPECDGVVDCSNGFDESNCDCGLTTALAFSKIVGGSTAARGEWPWQVSLWLRRKEHKCGAVLIADRWLLSAAHCFDIYSDPKMWVAFLGTPFLSGIDGKMEKIFRIYKHPFYNVYSLDYDVALLELNTPVKFSSTIKPICLPDSSHIFHEGARCFITGWGSTKEGGLMSKHLQKAAVNVIGDQACKKFYPVQISSRMVCAGFPHGTVDSCSGDAGGPLACQEPSGRWFLAGITSWGYGCARPYFPGVYTKVTAVQGWIAQNLKL; via the exons ATGGACCAAGTAAAGCCAGTCCCAGGCAGAAAGGGGAGGAAGGCCAGCTGCTGGAAGTTAACCGTCGTGGCTGCCGTAGTGGGCAGCGTGATGGCCCTCTACCTGGGGATCCTGCTGG CCTGTCATCCCGTGGGAGAGACCAGCTTTGAGCACACAGTGGAGCTGCAAGGAATCATGTTCAACAGCAGCTTGCAGAGGGAGAACTCAGACTATTACAGGGTGCTGACACCCGCCCTCGAGAGGCTG TTTCTGTCCAGTTTCCAGGACTCCCAGCTGGACTGGAGCTGCACTGGTTGCACCATCCTGGGCTACAG CAGGAATGGGAACTCGAGCGTACTTGTCCGTTTCCGCCTCCGCTTCAGCCCCCAGGATTCCCATCCCCTGAGCTCTGCCACGGAGGAGGAAGCTCTCAGACATGGCCTGGCAGCTGCCCTGCACGAGCAGGGTCTCTCCCTGGCTGCCTATGGGACAATATCCTCAGCTTCTCTTACAG GTCCCAGTGAGGTTTCTCCATACAGACCAGGACTGAAATCAG ACTGCGGGAGCCGCCCTGCCATGCAGACTGCCACCAGGATAGTCGGAGGCTCAGAGGCATCCAGAGGGGAGTTCCCATGGCAAGTCAGCCTGCGAGAGAACAACGAACATTTCTGTGGTGCTGCAATCCTCACGGAGAAGTGGCTGGTGTCTGCCGCTCACTGCTTTACTGA GTTTCAGGACCCAGCCATGTGGGCAGCTTACACGGGGACCACCTCCATTAGCGGTATGGACAAAGGCACAGTAAAAATGGGCATCACACGGATCATCCCGCATCCCTCCTACAACACAGACACAGCTGACTACGATgtggctgtgctggagctgAAGAGACCTGTGACCTTTACTAAGTACATCCAGCCTGTGTGCCTGCCAGATGCTGGGCATCACTTCCCCACCAGCAAGAAGTGCCTTATCTCTGGCTGGGGCTACCTCAAGGAGGATTTCT TGGTGAAACCCGAGTTCCTGCAGAAAGCAACAGTGGAGCTGCTGGACCAGACGCTGTGCTCCAGCCTCTACAGCCATGCCCTCACAGACAGGATGTTGTGTGCTGGCTACCTGGAGGGGAAAATAGATTCCTGCCAG GGTGACTCTGGTGGGCCCCTGGTTTGTGAAGAACCATCTGGCAAGTTCTTCCTGGCAGGAATCGTGAGCTGGGGAATTGGATGTGCTGAAGCCAGACGGCCTGGGGTTTACACACGTGTTACCAAACTGAGAGACTGGATCTTGGATGctatttctccctttcccaACTCCATAGCGCGTACTGTCCCCCTAATACACTCCAGTACTAACAGTAACGTGGTCACCACTGAAGAGCTCAACACCACCACCAGAGCAATCCCCACCACctcaccagccccagctgccagcGAGCCAGCACCTGCATCCAGACCGCAAG AGTGCGGAGGAAGACCTGGGCTCTCTAAACCCAGCAAGATCGTGGGAGGAACAGATGCTTCCAGAGGAGAGATCCCCTGGCAAGTCAGCCTGAGAGAAGACTCGATGCATTTCTGTGGAGCCACCATAATTGGGGACCGctggctgctgtcagcagctcACTGCTTCAATGA GACAGATCCAGAAGAGATTGAAGCCTACATGGGAACGACATCACTAAATGGAACAGACAGGAACACGGTGAAAGTCAACATAACGAGAGTCATCCAGCATCCTCTCTTCAACCCTATCCTTCTGGACTTCGATGTGGCTGTACTTGAGCTGGCAGAACCCCTTGTCTTCAGCAAATACATCCAGCCTATCTGCCTCCCGCTTACGGTGCAGAAGTTTCCTGTTGGCAAGAAATGCATCATTTCTGGGTGGGGAAACCTCCAAGAGGGGAACT TCACCAAGCCTGAGAGCCTGCAGAAAGCTTCTGTGGGCATCATAGACCAGAAGACTTGCAACTTCCTCTACAACTTCTCCCTCACTGACCGAATGATCTGTGCTGGCTTCCTGGAAGGGAAGATAGACTCGTGCCAG GGAGATTCAGGTGGGCCCTTGGCCTGTGAGGTCACCCCAGGCGTGTTTTATCTGGCTGGCATCGTGAGCTGGGGAATTGGCTGTGCCCAGGCTAAGAAACCTGGCGTGTACTCCAGAATTACCAAATTCTACGACTGGATCCTGGACACCATCTCACAGTATGCCAGTCCTGGCACAAGCACTCCTTCCAGTTCAGCCATCACCAGCACTTCTACTGCAGCCATCCTCACACGTCGCGCCAGTACAACAGCTACAATAGCTGTCAACAGAACCACCCTGAGCACGAAGACCACCACACCCACGAAAGAAACCTCCACAGCTCTGGGAACCACTGAGCCTGCCAAGCCCACCCAAACCCCAG TGGTGCCTTGTACCAGCTTCACCTTCAGGTGTTCCAGCAATGTCtgtataggaaaagaaaatcctgaatGTGATGGAGTTGTTGACTGCAGCAATGGCTTTGATGAAAGCAATTGCG ACTGCGGCTTAACTACTGCTCTGGCCTTCAGCAAGATCGTGGGTGGGAGCACTGCAGCTCGAGGAGAATGGCCCTGGCAAGTCAGCCTCTGGCTTCGGCGGAAGGAGCACAAGTGCGGGGCTGTCCTCATCGCTGACAGgtggctgctctctgcagctcacTGCTTTGATAT TTACAGTGACCCCAAAATGTGGGTGGCCTTTCTAGGAACACCCTTCCTGAGTGGCATCGATggcaaaatggagaaaatattcCGTATCTACAAGCACCCTTTTTACAACGTCTACAGCCTGGACTACGATGTGGCGCTGCTAGAGCTGAACACGCCCGTCAAGTTCAGCAGCACCATCAAACCTATATGTCTCCCAGACAGTTCACACATCTTCCACGAAGGAGCCAGATGCTTCATCACAGGCTGGGGTTCCACGAAGGAAGGAG GTCTCATGTCAAAGCATCTGCAAAAAGCAGCTGTGAACGTGATTGGAGACCAGGCCTGCAAAAAGTTCTACCCTGTCCAGATCAGCAGCAGGATGGTGTGTGCCGGTTTCCCACACGGTACCGTCGACAGTTGTTCA GGTGATGCTGGTGGTCCTCTGGCATGTCAAGAACCCTCAGGAAGGTGGTTCCTAGCAGGAATCACAAGCTGGGGCTACGGCTGTGCCAGGCCGTACTTTCCTGGTGTCTACACTAAAGTCACAGCTGTCCAAGGCTGGATTGCGCAGAACCTCAAGCTCTGA
- the TMPRSS9 gene encoding transmembrane protease serine 9 isoform X2, which produces MDQVKPVPGRKGRKASCWKLTVVAAVVGSVMALYLGILLACHPVGETSFEHTVELQGIMFNSSLQRENSDYYRVLTPALERLFLSSFQDSQLDWSCTGCTILGYRNGNSSVLVRFRLRFSPQDSHPLSSATEEEALRHGLAAALHEQGLSLAAYGTISSASLTGPSEVSPYRPGLKSGSCPGDLFTCRNKQCVSKENPECDGQKDCPDASDEKGCDCGSRPAMQTATRIVGGSEASRGEFPWQVSLRENNEHFCGAAILTEKWLVSAAHCFTEFQDPAMWAAYTGTTSISGMDKGTVKMGITRIIPHPSYNTDTADYDVAVLELKRPVTFTKYIQPVCLPDAGHHFPTSKKCLISGWGYLKEDFLVKPEFLQKATVELLDQTLCSSLYSHALTDRMLCAGYLEGKIDSCQGDSGGPLVCEEPSGKFFLAGIVSWGIGCAEARRPGVYTRVTKLRDWILDAISPFPNSIARTVPLIHSSTNSNVVTTEELNTTTRAIPTTSPAPAASEPAPASRPQECGGRPGLSKPSKIVGGTDASRGEIPWQVSLREDSMHFCGATIIGDRWLLSAAHCFNETDPEEIEAYMGTTSLNGTDRNTVKVNITRVIQHPLFNPILLDFDVAVLELAEPLVFSKYIQPICLPLTVQKFPVGKKCIISGWGNLQEGNFTKPESLQKASVGIIDQKTCNFLYNFSLTDRMICAGFLEGKIDSCQGDSGGPLACEVTPGVFYLAGIVSWGIGCAQAKKPGVYSRITKFYDWILDTISQYASPGTSTPSSSAITSTSTAAILTRRASTTATIAVNRTTLSTKTTTPTKETSTALGTTEPAKPTQTPVVPCTSFTFRCSSNVCIGKENPECDGVVDCSNGFDESNCDCGLTTALAFSKIVGGSTAARGEWPWQVSLWLRRKEHKCGAVLIADRWLLSAAHCFDIYSDPKMWVAFLGTPFLSGIDGKMEKIFRIYKHPFYNVYSLDYDVALLELNTPVKFSSTIKPICLPDSSHIFHEGARCFITGWGSTKEGGLMSKHLQKAAVNVIGDQACKKFYPVQISSRMVCAGFPHGTVDSCSGDAGGPLACQEPSGRWFLAGITSWGYGCARPYFPGVYTKVTAVQGWIAQNLKL; this is translated from the exons ATGGACCAAGTAAAGCCAGTCCCAGGCAGAAAGGGGAGGAAGGCCAGCTGCTGGAAGTTAACCGTCGTGGCTGCCGTAGTGGGCAGCGTGATGGCCCTCTACCTGGGGATCCTGCTGG CCTGTCATCCCGTGGGAGAGACCAGCTTTGAGCACACAGTGGAGCTGCAAGGAATCATGTTCAACAGCAGCTTGCAGAGGGAGAACTCAGACTATTACAGGGTGCTGACACCCGCCCTCGAGAGGCTG TTTCTGTCCAGTTTCCAGGACTCCCAGCTGGACTGGAGCTGCACTGGTTGCACCATCCTGGGCTACAG GAATGGGAACTCGAGCGTACTTGTCCGTTTCCGCCTCCGCTTCAGCCCCCAGGATTCCCATCCCCTGAGCTCTGCCACGGAGGAGGAAGCTCTCAGACATGGCCTGGCAGCTGCCCTGCACGAGCAGGGTCTCTCCCTGGCTGCCTATGGGACAATATCCTCAGCTTCTCTTACAG GTCCCAGTGAGGTTTCTCCATACAGACCAGGACTGAAATCAG ggagctgccctgGAGACTTGTTCACTTGCCGCAACAAGCAGTGCGTGTCGAAAGAAAACCCAGAATGTGATGGCCAAAAGGACTGCCCTGATGCCTCTGATGAAAAGGGCTGCG ACTGCGGGAGCCGCCCTGCCATGCAGACTGCCACCAGGATAGTCGGAGGCTCAGAGGCATCCAGAGGGGAGTTCCCATGGCAAGTCAGCCTGCGAGAGAACAACGAACATTTCTGTGGTGCTGCAATCCTCACGGAGAAGTGGCTGGTGTCTGCCGCTCACTGCTTTACTGA GTTTCAGGACCCAGCCATGTGGGCAGCTTACACGGGGACCACCTCCATTAGCGGTATGGACAAAGGCACAGTAAAAATGGGCATCACACGGATCATCCCGCATCCCTCCTACAACACAGACACAGCTGACTACGATgtggctgtgctggagctgAAGAGACCTGTGACCTTTACTAAGTACATCCAGCCTGTGTGCCTGCCAGATGCTGGGCATCACTTCCCCACCAGCAAGAAGTGCCTTATCTCTGGCTGGGGCTACCTCAAGGAGGATTTCT TGGTGAAACCCGAGTTCCTGCAGAAAGCAACAGTGGAGCTGCTGGACCAGACGCTGTGCTCCAGCCTCTACAGCCATGCCCTCACAGACAGGATGTTGTGTGCTGGCTACCTGGAGGGGAAAATAGATTCCTGCCAG GGTGACTCTGGTGGGCCCCTGGTTTGTGAAGAACCATCTGGCAAGTTCTTCCTGGCAGGAATCGTGAGCTGGGGAATTGGATGTGCTGAAGCCAGACGGCCTGGGGTTTACACACGTGTTACCAAACTGAGAGACTGGATCTTGGATGctatttctccctttcccaACTCCATAGCGCGTACTGTCCCCCTAATACACTCCAGTACTAACAGTAACGTGGTCACCACTGAAGAGCTCAACACCACCACCAGAGCAATCCCCACCACctcaccagccccagctgccagcGAGCCAGCACCTGCATCCAGACCGCAAG AGTGCGGAGGAAGACCTGGGCTCTCTAAACCCAGCAAGATCGTGGGAGGAACAGATGCTTCCAGAGGAGAGATCCCCTGGCAAGTCAGCCTGAGAGAAGACTCGATGCATTTCTGTGGAGCCACCATAATTGGGGACCGctggctgctgtcagcagctcACTGCTTCAATGA GACAGATCCAGAAGAGATTGAAGCCTACATGGGAACGACATCACTAAATGGAACAGACAGGAACACGGTGAAAGTCAACATAACGAGAGTCATCCAGCATCCTCTCTTCAACCCTATCCTTCTGGACTTCGATGTGGCTGTACTTGAGCTGGCAGAACCCCTTGTCTTCAGCAAATACATCCAGCCTATCTGCCTCCCGCTTACGGTGCAGAAGTTTCCTGTTGGCAAGAAATGCATCATTTCTGGGTGGGGAAACCTCCAAGAGGGGAACT TCACCAAGCCTGAGAGCCTGCAGAAAGCTTCTGTGGGCATCATAGACCAGAAGACTTGCAACTTCCTCTACAACTTCTCCCTCACTGACCGAATGATCTGTGCTGGCTTCCTGGAAGGGAAGATAGACTCGTGCCAG GGAGATTCAGGTGGGCCCTTGGCCTGTGAGGTCACCCCAGGCGTGTTTTATCTGGCTGGCATCGTGAGCTGGGGAATTGGCTGTGCCCAGGCTAAGAAACCTGGCGTGTACTCCAGAATTACCAAATTCTACGACTGGATCCTGGACACCATCTCACAGTATGCCAGTCCTGGCACAAGCACTCCTTCCAGTTCAGCCATCACCAGCACTTCTACTGCAGCCATCCTCACACGTCGCGCCAGTACAACAGCTACAATAGCTGTCAACAGAACCACCCTGAGCACGAAGACCACCACACCCACGAAAGAAACCTCCACAGCTCTGGGAACCACTGAGCCTGCCAAGCCCACCCAAACCCCAG TGGTGCCTTGTACCAGCTTCACCTTCAGGTGTTCCAGCAATGTCtgtataggaaaagaaaatcctgaatGTGATGGAGTTGTTGACTGCAGCAATGGCTTTGATGAAAGCAATTGCG ACTGCGGCTTAACTACTGCTCTGGCCTTCAGCAAGATCGTGGGTGGGAGCACTGCAGCTCGAGGAGAATGGCCCTGGCAAGTCAGCCTCTGGCTTCGGCGGAAGGAGCACAAGTGCGGGGCTGTCCTCATCGCTGACAGgtggctgctctctgcagctcacTGCTTTGATAT TTACAGTGACCCCAAAATGTGGGTGGCCTTTCTAGGAACACCCTTCCTGAGTGGCATCGATggcaaaatggagaaaatattcCGTATCTACAAGCACCCTTTTTACAACGTCTACAGCCTGGACTACGATGTGGCGCTGCTAGAGCTGAACACGCCCGTCAAGTTCAGCAGCACCATCAAACCTATATGTCTCCCAGACAGTTCACACATCTTCCACGAAGGAGCCAGATGCTTCATCACAGGCTGGGGTTCCACGAAGGAAGGAG GTCTCATGTCAAAGCATCTGCAAAAAGCAGCTGTGAACGTGATTGGAGACCAGGCCTGCAAAAAGTTCTACCCTGTCCAGATCAGCAGCAGGATGGTGTGTGCCGGTTTCCCACACGGTACCGTCGACAGTTGTTCA GGTGATGCTGGTGGTCCTCTGGCATGTCAAGAACCCTCAGGAAGGTGGTTCCTAGCAGGAATCACAAGCTGGGGCTACGGCTGTGCCAGGCCGTACTTTCCTGGTGTCTACACTAAAGTCACAGCTGTCCAAGGCTGGATTGCGCAGAACCTCAAGCTCTGA
- the TMPRSS9 gene encoding transmembrane protease serine 9 isoform X1 encodes MDQVKPVPGRKGRKASCWKLTVVAAVVGSVMALYLGILLACHPVGETSFEHTVELQGIMFNSSLQRENSDYYRVLTPALERLFLSSFQDSQLDWSCTGCTILGYSRNGNSSVLVRFRLRFSPQDSHPLSSATEEEALRHGLAAALHEQGLSLAAYGTISSASLTGPSEVSPYRPGLKSGSCPGDLFTCRNKQCVSKENPECDGQKDCPDASDEKGCDCGSRPAMQTATRIVGGSEASRGEFPWQVSLRENNEHFCGAAILTEKWLVSAAHCFTEFQDPAMWAAYTGTTSISGMDKGTVKMGITRIIPHPSYNTDTADYDVAVLELKRPVTFTKYIQPVCLPDAGHHFPTSKKCLISGWGYLKEDFLVKPEFLQKATVELLDQTLCSSLYSHALTDRMLCAGYLEGKIDSCQGDSGGPLVCEEPSGKFFLAGIVSWGIGCAEARRPGVYTRVTKLRDWILDAISPFPNSIARTVPLIHSSTNSNVVTTEELNTTTRAIPTTSPAPAASEPAPASRPQECGGRPGLSKPSKIVGGTDASRGEIPWQVSLREDSMHFCGATIIGDRWLLSAAHCFNETDPEEIEAYMGTTSLNGTDRNTVKVNITRVIQHPLFNPILLDFDVAVLELAEPLVFSKYIQPICLPLTVQKFPVGKKCIISGWGNLQEGNFTKPESLQKASVGIIDQKTCNFLYNFSLTDRMICAGFLEGKIDSCQGDSGGPLACEVTPGVFYLAGIVSWGIGCAQAKKPGVYSRITKFYDWILDTISQYASPGTSTPSSSAITSTSTAAILTRRASTTATIAVNRTTLSTKTTTPTKETSTALGTTEPAKPTQTPVVPCTSFTFRCSSNVCIGKENPECDGVVDCSNGFDESNCDCGLTTALAFSKIVGGSTAARGEWPWQVSLWLRRKEHKCGAVLIADRWLLSAAHCFDIYSDPKMWVAFLGTPFLSGIDGKMEKIFRIYKHPFYNVYSLDYDVALLELNTPVKFSSTIKPICLPDSSHIFHEGARCFITGWGSTKEGGLMSKHLQKAAVNVIGDQACKKFYPVQISSRMVCAGFPHGTVDSCSGDAGGPLACQEPSGRWFLAGITSWGYGCARPYFPGVYTKVTAVQGWIAQNLKL; translated from the exons ATGGACCAAGTAAAGCCAGTCCCAGGCAGAAAGGGGAGGAAGGCCAGCTGCTGGAAGTTAACCGTCGTGGCTGCCGTAGTGGGCAGCGTGATGGCCCTCTACCTGGGGATCCTGCTGG CCTGTCATCCCGTGGGAGAGACCAGCTTTGAGCACACAGTGGAGCTGCAAGGAATCATGTTCAACAGCAGCTTGCAGAGGGAGAACTCAGACTATTACAGGGTGCTGACACCCGCCCTCGAGAGGCTG TTTCTGTCCAGTTTCCAGGACTCCCAGCTGGACTGGAGCTGCACTGGTTGCACCATCCTGGGCTACAG CAGGAATGGGAACTCGAGCGTACTTGTCCGTTTCCGCCTCCGCTTCAGCCCCCAGGATTCCCATCCCCTGAGCTCTGCCACGGAGGAGGAAGCTCTCAGACATGGCCTGGCAGCTGCCCTGCACGAGCAGGGTCTCTCCCTGGCTGCCTATGGGACAATATCCTCAGCTTCTCTTACAG GTCCCAGTGAGGTTTCTCCATACAGACCAGGACTGAAATCAG ggagctgccctgGAGACTTGTTCACTTGCCGCAACAAGCAGTGCGTGTCGAAAGAAAACCCAGAATGTGATGGCCAAAAGGACTGCCCTGATGCCTCTGATGAAAAGGGCTGCG ACTGCGGGAGCCGCCCTGCCATGCAGACTGCCACCAGGATAGTCGGAGGCTCAGAGGCATCCAGAGGGGAGTTCCCATGGCAAGTCAGCCTGCGAGAGAACAACGAACATTTCTGTGGTGCTGCAATCCTCACGGAGAAGTGGCTGGTGTCTGCCGCTCACTGCTTTACTGA GTTTCAGGACCCAGCCATGTGGGCAGCTTACACGGGGACCACCTCCATTAGCGGTATGGACAAAGGCACAGTAAAAATGGGCATCACACGGATCATCCCGCATCCCTCCTACAACACAGACACAGCTGACTACGATgtggctgtgctggagctgAAGAGACCTGTGACCTTTACTAAGTACATCCAGCCTGTGTGCCTGCCAGATGCTGGGCATCACTTCCCCACCAGCAAGAAGTGCCTTATCTCTGGCTGGGGCTACCTCAAGGAGGATTTCT TGGTGAAACCCGAGTTCCTGCAGAAAGCAACAGTGGAGCTGCTGGACCAGACGCTGTGCTCCAGCCTCTACAGCCATGCCCTCACAGACAGGATGTTGTGTGCTGGCTACCTGGAGGGGAAAATAGATTCCTGCCAG GGTGACTCTGGTGGGCCCCTGGTTTGTGAAGAACCATCTGGCAAGTTCTTCCTGGCAGGAATCGTGAGCTGGGGAATTGGATGTGCTGAAGCCAGACGGCCTGGGGTTTACACACGTGTTACCAAACTGAGAGACTGGATCTTGGATGctatttctccctttcccaACTCCATAGCGCGTACTGTCCCCCTAATACACTCCAGTACTAACAGTAACGTGGTCACCACTGAAGAGCTCAACACCACCACCAGAGCAATCCCCACCACctcaccagccccagctgccagcGAGCCAGCACCTGCATCCAGACCGCAAG AGTGCGGAGGAAGACCTGGGCTCTCTAAACCCAGCAAGATCGTGGGAGGAACAGATGCTTCCAGAGGAGAGATCCCCTGGCAAGTCAGCCTGAGAGAAGACTCGATGCATTTCTGTGGAGCCACCATAATTGGGGACCGctggctgctgtcagcagctcACTGCTTCAATGA GACAGATCCAGAAGAGATTGAAGCCTACATGGGAACGACATCACTAAATGGAACAGACAGGAACACGGTGAAAGTCAACATAACGAGAGTCATCCAGCATCCTCTCTTCAACCCTATCCTTCTGGACTTCGATGTGGCTGTACTTGAGCTGGCAGAACCCCTTGTCTTCAGCAAATACATCCAGCCTATCTGCCTCCCGCTTACGGTGCAGAAGTTTCCTGTTGGCAAGAAATGCATCATTTCTGGGTGGGGAAACCTCCAAGAGGGGAACT TCACCAAGCCTGAGAGCCTGCAGAAAGCTTCTGTGGGCATCATAGACCAGAAGACTTGCAACTTCCTCTACAACTTCTCCCTCACTGACCGAATGATCTGTGCTGGCTTCCTGGAAGGGAAGATAGACTCGTGCCAG GGAGATTCAGGTGGGCCCTTGGCCTGTGAGGTCACCCCAGGCGTGTTTTATCTGGCTGGCATCGTGAGCTGGGGAATTGGCTGTGCCCAGGCTAAGAAACCTGGCGTGTACTCCAGAATTACCAAATTCTACGACTGGATCCTGGACACCATCTCACAGTATGCCAGTCCTGGCACAAGCACTCCTTCCAGTTCAGCCATCACCAGCACTTCTACTGCAGCCATCCTCACACGTCGCGCCAGTACAACAGCTACAATAGCTGTCAACAGAACCACCCTGAGCACGAAGACCACCACACCCACGAAAGAAACCTCCACAGCTCTGGGAACCACTGAGCCTGCCAAGCCCACCCAAACCCCAG TGGTGCCTTGTACCAGCTTCACCTTCAGGTGTTCCAGCAATGTCtgtataggaaaagaaaatcctgaatGTGATGGAGTTGTTGACTGCAGCAATGGCTTTGATGAAAGCAATTGCG ACTGCGGCTTAACTACTGCTCTGGCCTTCAGCAAGATCGTGGGTGGGAGCACTGCAGCTCGAGGAGAATGGCCCTGGCAAGTCAGCCTCTGGCTTCGGCGGAAGGAGCACAAGTGCGGGGCTGTCCTCATCGCTGACAGgtggctgctctctgcagctcacTGCTTTGATAT TTACAGTGACCCCAAAATGTGGGTGGCCTTTCTAGGAACACCCTTCCTGAGTGGCATCGATggcaaaatggagaaaatattcCGTATCTACAAGCACCCTTTTTACAACGTCTACAGCCTGGACTACGATGTGGCGCTGCTAGAGCTGAACACGCCCGTCAAGTTCAGCAGCACCATCAAACCTATATGTCTCCCAGACAGTTCACACATCTTCCACGAAGGAGCCAGATGCTTCATCACAGGCTGGGGTTCCACGAAGGAAGGAG GTCTCATGTCAAAGCATCTGCAAAAAGCAGCTGTGAACGTGATTGGAGACCAGGCCTGCAAAAAGTTCTACCCTGTCCAGATCAGCAGCAGGATGGTGTGTGCCGGTTTCCCACACGGTACCGTCGACAGTTGTTCA GGTGATGCTGGTGGTCCTCTGGCATGTCAAGAACCCTCAGGAAGGTGGTTCCTAGCAGGAATCACAAGCTGGGGCTACGGCTGTGCCAGGCCGTACTTTCCTGGTGTCTACACTAAAGTCACAGCTGTCCAAGGCTGGATTGCGCAGAACCTCAAGCTCTGA